The region ACGAGGACGATAGGAGAACTGAGGAAGGGGAAAGAGAGAGGAAGCGAAGAAGGAGAAGGGAGCAGGAAACTGAATGGAAGGCGGTACAGCCCAAGCAAAGACCTCACACCAACAGCCAGCATCACACTCAACAGGAATGCAACAGACTCAACCTTGAGGAGcagaggaggaagaagaaaaGGTGGAGCAACGATGACATTTCCTCACATCCTCATGTGATAGACTCTAGCCCTTCTCCTCCACTCTCTCCACCTTCACCTACTCCTGTCGTCAAGCCCACTCGTCCATCGtcttcctcatcctcatcctcctcaTCGTCCTCCTCATCTTCCTCTGAATCAGACTCTGAGTCCAGTCCACCCCGGAACGTTGCCAAAGTCCCTGCAGATTCAACATCAAACCAAAAAACAGTTCCAAAGAGGAGGCACGACAAACAGGGTTCCGGCACTGGTGCTCACCCCAACGGCTCGAACTTAAGCACCCCTGAAACAGACAAACAAGTCCGGGGCAGGCACAAACTCTATACACTGGTTCCTTTCGGCCGATCTGAGAAGTCCCCCACCGTCGCACATCGAGGCCTGAAAAAACTTGTTGTGAGGATAGACCTCTCACTTCTGGGTAGAGTACCTAGTGCAGATGAGATTACCAAGGGACAGTCCtcgtcttcatctttgtcatcgGGAAAGGCAAAAGAAAAGACATTGATGAAGCAACTGCACCACTCTGACCAACTGCCTGGAGATGGCAGAAGTAAAAGAAAAgtgaggaagaaaaaaaaacatctttacaTTAAATTCATGCAAACAACCCACATCAGCAATCTTTAAATTCCTGTTCTGTTGATAATGAGAGGTGTCTTCTTGCATAGATgtaagtttttgtttgttttgccgTATGCCGTAGGCTGAGAATGGAGATGCTCAAAGAGAAAATAAGAGAAATCACTCTCGTGCAGATAAACTCCCACCGTCAGTCCATAATGAGACTGAGGAAACCTGTGCTGACAACAAACAAAACGGGTATATTTAGACCTAATAACTTTATTTGAACCTTTTATGCATCAGTGCTTTGTCTTTGCAGCTACAGTTTAGGTAAAATTGAATGAAAAAAGAGCTGAacgtgtttattttttttccagtggTGTCTTGTTGATTCAGAAATTTAGAACATACTGTATATGCTATTGCATATTGATAGTATAATGGAATATCAACAAGCAATTACGTTTTGAAGGACATCATGGAAAACCCTGtaacaaaatacaaacatgGAAAAGGTCAATTCATTGCTGTTATTCTTGCCAACTGGGACATGTTAGCGTAATCTAATGTTTACTGTATGGCTCATGCTCTTTTGATGACGTCCTTTTTATTGCCGTGTATGCAGATGTCAGGATGATTACTTTTACTCCAAAAGGCCAGTGTCGCCATTGTCTCCTCCATCTGACATACTAGAGCTCTCAAAGCCCTCTGTGAAAGCTCAGCATGCAGAGAATTACCGCACACCTCCAGAAAAAGACAATGATTCAACAGCACAGAAAACACAGGTTCTTAAAATAACACTCACACAgcactctttctttctttctttcatttttctACAGATTTTTTAACGCTTTTGTTATCAACATCCTTCAATCTTAAAAATTAAAGTTCCAAAAAGAATCAGAAAGAACAATTTTTCACAAAGAATTTTTTCATTCTTTAGTTCTTTAGAAGAACGAATGTTTTAAAGAACCCAGAATCAAGTACTCTAATCTGAAGTATAATGCAACGTAAAGAATGTTTTTAATCTTCAAGAACCATATAGCAAATCAAGAACCTTATGCAGACCAATAATGGTAGTTCTTTTCTAATATTTAGAGGCAATGAAGGAATATAACAATTGTTCTAATGTAATATACACTAATGAAACAGGACATTTGTCACAACAGGTCCAGAAGACGCAGCCCAAGGTAGAAGTGGAGTGTGTTGGGGTGTCAGGACACCTACAGCCTCTCTCTGGATCTCGGGGTCCTCCTCCAAACCTTCCACTTCACTACAGCGGAACTGTACCTATCAGTGATGTGTGAGTTCATTTCTGTTAATGCTTGTTTCATTTAACAATGCTGCAAAGTATAATGTCGAAAAGCTTCCCATAGTTCTCACCTAATATTTCTTTTCTTCCTCTCATGTTAGCTCTCATCATGCTGAGTACTACATGCATGAGGCCAAGAGGTTGAAACATCGAGCAGACGCAATGGTATGACAGCATTGTGAACATGTACAGTATATTGCCTCAGTCTAGACAGGACTCTCATGGGCTTTCCACACTGTGCTTAACCCCTGGTTATCATCGCTCTAAACCTCACTTTTGACCCTGAGTAAAGAAacatttcacacttgtaatttagaagtgGGGTTAGCACAGATTTTTCCCTGGGGCTATGAAACCCTTCTCCGTAGTAGGGTTAGCAATAATGCTTTTGCTGTATTAACCTTGCATTTCGGTGACAAAtgtgtacagtgtgaaacgatgCAGTGTCAGAATGTTGCGGCTAGATGCTTAGCAATGGACACCCAATTGTGTGCCTCAAAATGGTAACAGAAAACGTGACAATTCGAGTGAAGAGACagtttcattcttacctttaaAGTCCAAAAAAAGgtccattcagtataaactTGATAATACAGTCAGTATTATACAATGCTAAAGACTTTATGGAAAGAGGTCACATGCTGTATTCGCCCAATCAGTGACACCGAtactgcaaatatgcaaataaggatgttaacccagggtttaggaagTGTTTTTCTGAATAGCTGTGACATGGAACAGCGGTCTCAAGGTTAATAGAACATAAAAATCAGTCACAGACCAAAACAAGGTTGAGAATCCCAGGTTTATGGGTGTATCCTCTGTATCTGATTCATCCACTGCTTTCATTTACCCTTTTGCGTCTCTATCCCTGTTTGCAGGTGGATAAGTTAGGAAAAGCTGTGAATTATGTGGATGCTGCTTTGTCCTTCATGGAGTGTGGTAAAGCCATGGAAGAGGGACCGCTGGAGTCCAAGTCCCCCTACACCATGTATGCTGAAACTGTGGAGCTCATAAGGTGTTTAAGTGTTTCCCTTCACCCTCTCTAttgttctttttcttcttctgcatTATTTCAGCATGGAAAGCATTTTGACTAGGCCAGATATCACATGACTTTAATAATATATGAATGGAAAACAGGGGTAGCTCCATGTGACAGGCTATGACTCTATTTTACCTACATCAGATGTGGGTAAGTGATGTGTAGATTTAGTGGTGTGACAGATCAACAAGCcacaaaaaaatgcaaatatatatttgttaatgtCAGTAGATTTTATTCCCACCCATTTTTTGACaaatgccaaaaaataaaaaggccCTGTGTTTGTCAGAAGCTCTGTACTGATTTGACATGTTCTCTGTGTTGATCAGATACGCTATGAGAATTAAGAGTCACGCAGGCCCTGGAGTCAGCCAGGAAGACAAACAGCTAGCTGTACTGTGGTAAATACAACACTACAAAGATCTGCAACTATCTGTATTGGCTGAATCTTCATCACGTTAAAGTCTGTTGACAAAACTAAATTTTTTTGTCTGGGTTGTAGTTTCCGCTGTCTTGCTCTTCTTTATTGGCAAATGTTCAGACTTAAAAAGGACCATGCTCTGAAATACTCTAAAGTTCTGCTGGACTACTTCAAGGTAGGCCGTTGTCACTTATCATATATACAGTTTGTTAAAACAACTAAGTTGTCCTGTTGAAAGATTTACCCATACTTGTTTATGCTTTTATTAGAGTTCTCCAAAAGGACCTCAAAAACCCCCTTGGAACGATGCTGGAAAGTAAGGGTTAATTAGAGCTGGGCCTGTAATTCATATATACTTAAGCACTGTGAGAAACCTTCATGTTGTGTTTGGGTGTCAGTACATCTGTATTTGTGCTTCGACAGGGGAACTGTGCCTCCTGCCTCTATTTGTTCTGTCAATATAATGGGATCTCACACAGGCAGCTCACCGAGCAGCGTCATCAGCATTCCCCATCGTATCCACCAGATGGCAGCAAATCACCTCAACATCACCAACAGTGTCCTGTACAGTTATGAGTACTGGGAGGTGGCTGACACCCTGGCCAAGGAAAATAAGGGTGAGTTTTTTGGTGCAGTTCTGTTTAGGAAAACTGTGTGCTTCTCAGGGGCCCATTTTTATAGCTTAAggaaagaaaacatttatttgacatttataatgtttttttgtaaaatgttacatcttatttaaatatttatcattatttattagaacattttatttatatgaaaaataccattttttacagtgtgtatttattcatttattgttGATAAATGTGAATTTCAGTGACAATTAAACtattcattctctctctctctctctctctctctctctctctctctctctctctctctctctctcacacacacacacaccagaatTTTTCAACTATCTAAACACACTGACTGGACCCTTGACTCTGCATAGCAGCATGGCCCATATCGTCCAGTACACCAGGCAAGGGCTGCAGTGGA is a window of Megalobrama amblycephala isolate DHTTF-2021 linkage group LG6, ASM1881202v1, whole genome shotgun sequence DNA encoding:
- the aff3 gene encoding AF4/FMR2 family member 3 isoform X1 — its product is MPTIYGSKGKLASVCFMLQHASQDMTQSWPYQQPAGEGSNQHFLYSHSKEGKQPNSRHRHVKDGVSMRMPSRPLVAPHKSMLADDLKLSSDEDDKDEGSEQTSSWANNDRLSGQQQQHTHAHVGRVRHSSSGSSGSDPSSEWESSSQRSRSPSPGTHARCRTPTQQRSLNCSTETESPPSTQWQLDRWLEKVPKKHQSTDHDPGGQRRSAKSDCGRGPSPGRYWGRDSESRRDYSPCDSPVPSPKFDYSPRNSPRPSPEYSPCPSPGNSLVPSPVPSVCPSPGDSLRGSRSPSPLFQHPPRSPSPNLSSTPVPIQGTYPQVQSPQREIPRHISHPTVASNPAHRPKVRPWVPPDHSSDQRKEFRPKDSRSRDSRAKDSRPCPPQQPHHSKHSSTEKLHKDLTHKPESKNSESTSKQRFNSPSNPITKHSLKQRPRVSPKPQARHSSTTDHSIEHNHRSNEPTGASKHSSTPKSGHSSNLNTLKSSDRGPSSKSRDSSQSEVNSRYSHSSSKSKSFPDTKQSSSKQTSQPHSSPKRRVKLGDNPVPRTGHSIKEPKPREREQEVDSRGKAQGETLVPTGKEQRQRILAEEQVIRRRWVRSSEEEEDEDDRRTEEGERERKRRRRREQETEWKAVQPKQRPHTNSQHHTQQECNRLNLEEQRRKKKRWSNDDISSHPHVIDSSPSPPLSPPSPTPVVKPTRPSSSSSSSSSSSSSSSSESDSESSPPRNVAKVPADSTSNQKTVPKRRHDKQGSGTGAHPNGSNLSTPETDKQVRGRHKLYTLVPFGRSEKSPTVAHRGLKKLVVRIDLSLLGRVPSADEITKGQSSSSSLSSGKAKEKTLMKQLHHSDQLPGDGRSKRKAENGDAQRENKRNHSRADKLPPSVHNETEETCADNKQNGCQDDYFYSKRPVSPLSPPSDILELSKPSVKAQHAENYRTPPEKDNDSTAQKTQVQKTQPKVEVECVGVSGHLQPLSGSRGPPPNLPLHYSGTVPISDVSHHAEYYMHEAKRLKHRADAMVDKLGKAVNYVDAALSFMECGKAMEEGPLESKSPYTMYAETVELIRYAMRIKSHAGPGVSQEDKQLAVLCFRCLALLYWQMFRLKKDHALKYSKVLLDYFKSSPKGPQKPPWNDAGKGTVPPASICSVNIMGSHTGSSPSSVISIPHRIHQMAANHLNITNSVLYSYEYWEVADTLAKENKEFFNYLNTLTGPLTLHSSMAHIVQYTRQGLQWIRISANLS
- the aff3 gene encoding AF4/FMR2 family member 3 isoform X3, giving the protein MTQSWPYQQPAGEGSNQHFLYSHSKEGKQPNSRHRHVKDGVSMRMPSRPLVAPHKSMLADDLKLSSDEDDKDEGSEQTSSWANNDRLSGQQQQHTHAHVGRVRHSSSGSSGSDPSSEWESSSQRSRSPSPGTHARCRTPTQQRSLNCSTETESPPSTQWQLDRWLEKVPKKHQSTDHDPGGQRRSAKSDCGRGPSPGRYWGRDSESRRDYSPCDSPVPSPKFDYSPRNSPRPSPEYSPCPSPGNSLVPSPVPSVCPSPGDSLRGSRSPSPLFQHPPRSPSPNLSSTPVPIQGTYPQVQSPQREIPRHISHPTVASNPAHRPKVRPWVPPDHSSDQRKEFRPKDSRSRDSRAKDSRPCPPQQPHHSKHSSTEKLHKDLTHKPESKNSESTSKQRFNSPSNPITKHSLKQRPRVSPKPQARHSSTTDHSIEHNHRSNEPTGASKHSSTPKSGHSSNLNTLKSSDRGPSSKSRDSSQSEVNSRYSHSSSKSKSFPDTKQSSSKQTSQPHSSPKRRVKLGDNPVPRTGHSIKEPKPREREQEVDSRGKAQGETLVPTGKEQRQRILAEEQVIRRRWVRSSEEEEDEDDRRTEEGERERKRRRRREQETEWKAVQPKQRPHTNSQHHTQQECNRLNLEEQRRKKKRWSNDDISSHPHVIDSSPSPPLSPPSPTPVVKPTRPSSSSSSSSSSSSSSSSESDSESSPPRNVAKVPADSTSNQKTVPKRRHDKQGSGTGAHPNGSNLSTPETDKQVRGRHKLYTLVPFGRSEKSPTVAHRGLKKLVVRIDLSLLGRVPSADEITKGQSSSSSLSSGKAKEKTLMKQLHHSDQLPGDGRSKRKAENGDAQRENKRNHSRADKLPPSVHNETEETCADNKQNGCQDDYFYSKRPVSPLSPPSDILELSKPSVKAQHAENYRTPPEKDNDSTAQKTQVQKTQPKVEVECVGVSGHLQPLSGSRGPPPNLPLHYSGTVPISDVSHHAEYYMHEAKRLKHRADAMVDKLGKAVNYVDAALSFMECGKAMEEGPLESKSPYTMYAETVELIRYAMRIKSHAGPGVSQEDKQLAVLCFRCLALLYWQMFRLKKDHALKYSKVLLDYFKSSPKGPQKPPWNDAGKGTVPPASICSVNIMGSHTGSSPSSVISIPHRIHQMAANHLNITNSVLYSYEYWEVADTLAKENKEFFNYLNTLTGPLTLHSSMAHIVQYTRQGLQWIRISANLS
- the aff3 gene encoding AF4/FMR2 family member 3 isoform X4, yielding MRGSEQTSSWANNDRLSGQQQQHTHAHVGRVRHSSSGSSGSDPSSEWESSSQRSRSPSPGTHARCRTPTQQRSLNCSTETESPPSTQWQLDRWLEKVPKKHQSTDHDPGGQRRSAKSDCGRGPSPGRYWGRDSESRRDYSPCDSPVPSPKFDYSPRNSPRPSPEYSPCPSPGNSLVPSPVPSVCPSPGDSLRGSRSPSPLFQHPPRSPSPNLSSTPVPIQGTYPQVQSPQREIPRHISHPTVASNPAHRPKVRPWVPPDHSSDQRKEFRPKDSRSRDSRAKDSRPCPPQQPHHSKHSSTEKLHKDLTHKPESKNSESTSKQRFNSPSNPITKHSLKQRPRVSPKPQARHSSTTDHSIEHNHRSNEPTGASKHSSTPKSGHSSNLNTLKSSDRGPSSKSRDSSQSEVNSRYSHSSSKSKSFPDTKQSSSKQTSQPHSSPKRRVKLGDNPVPRTGHSIKEPKPREREQEVDSRGKAQGETLVPTGKEQRQRILAEEQVIRRRWVRSSEEEEDEDDRRTEEGERERKRRRRREQETEWKAVQPKQRPHTNSQHHTQQECNRLNLEEQRRKKKRWSNDDISSHPHVIDSSPSPPLSPPSPTPVVKPTRPSSSSSSSSSSSSSSSSESDSESSPPRNVAKVPADSTSNQKTVPKRRHDKQGSGTGAHPNGSNLSTPETDKQVRGRHKLYTLVPFGRSEKSPTVAHRGLKKLVVRIDLSLLGRVPSADEITKGQSSSSSLSSGKAKEKTLMKQLHHSDQLPGDGRSKRKAENGDAQRENKRNHSRADKLPPSVHNETEETCADNKQNGCQDDYFYSKRPVSPLSPPSDILELSKPSVKAQHAENYRTPPEKDNDSTAQKTQVQKTQPKVEVECVGVSGHLQPLSGSRGPPPNLPLHYSGTVPISDVSHHAEYYMHEAKRLKHRADAMVDKLGKAVNYVDAALSFMECGKAMEEGPLESKSPYTMYAETVELIRYAMRIKSHAGPGVSQEDKQLAVLCFRCLALLYWQMFRLKKDHALKYSKVLLDYFKSSPKGPQKPPWNDAGKGTVPPASICSVNIMGSHTGSSPSSVISIPHRIHQMAANHLNITNSVLYSYEYWEVADTLAKENKEFFNYLNTLTGPLTLHSSMAHIVQYTRQGLQWIRISANLS
- the aff3 gene encoding AF4/FMR2 family member 3 isoform X2: MEDMTQSWPYQQPAGEGSNQHFLYSHSKEGKQPNSRHRHVKDGVSMRMPSRPLVAPHKSMLADDLKLSSDEDDKDEGSEQTSSWANNDRLSGQQQQHTHAHVGRVRHSSSGSSGSDPSSEWESSSQRSRSPSPGTHARCRTPTQQRSLNCSTETESPPSTQWQLDRWLEKVPKKHQSTDHDPGGQRRSAKSDCGRGPSPGRYWGRDSESRRDYSPCDSPVPSPKFDYSPRNSPRPSPEYSPCPSPGNSLVPSPVPSVCPSPGDSLRGSRSPSPLFQHPPRSPSPNLSSTPVPIQGTYPQVQSPQREIPRHISHPTVASNPAHRPKVRPWVPPDHSSDQRKEFRPKDSRSRDSRAKDSRPCPPQQPHHSKHSSTEKLHKDLTHKPESKNSESTSKQRFNSPSNPITKHSLKQRPRVSPKPQARHSSTTDHSIEHNHRSNEPTGASKHSSTPKSGHSSNLNTLKSSDRGPSSKSRDSSQSEVNSRYSHSSSKSKSFPDTKQSSSKQTSQPHSSPKRRVKLGDNPVPRTGHSIKEPKPREREQEVDSRGKAQGETLVPTGKEQRQRILAEEQVIRRRWVRSSEEEEDEDDRRTEEGERERKRRRRREQETEWKAVQPKQRPHTNSQHHTQQECNRLNLEEQRRKKKRWSNDDISSHPHVIDSSPSPPLSPPSPTPVVKPTRPSSSSSSSSSSSSSSSSESDSESSPPRNVAKVPADSTSNQKTVPKRRHDKQGSGTGAHPNGSNLSTPETDKQVRGRHKLYTLVPFGRSEKSPTVAHRGLKKLVVRIDLSLLGRVPSADEITKGQSSSSSLSSGKAKEKTLMKQLHHSDQLPGDGRSKRKAENGDAQRENKRNHSRADKLPPSVHNETEETCADNKQNGCQDDYFYSKRPVSPLSPPSDILELSKPSVKAQHAENYRTPPEKDNDSTAQKTQVQKTQPKVEVECVGVSGHLQPLSGSRGPPPNLPLHYSGTVPISDVSHHAEYYMHEAKRLKHRADAMVDKLGKAVNYVDAALSFMECGKAMEEGPLESKSPYTMYAETVELIRYAMRIKSHAGPGVSQEDKQLAVLCFRCLALLYWQMFRLKKDHALKYSKVLLDYFKSSPKGPQKPPWNDAGKGTVPPASICSVNIMGSHTGSSPSSVISIPHRIHQMAANHLNITNSVLYSYEYWEVADTLAKENKEFFNYLNTLTGPLTLHSSMAHIVQYTRQGLQWIRISANLS